Proteins co-encoded in one Salvia splendens isolate huo1 chromosome 4, SspV2, whole genome shotgun sequence genomic window:
- the LOC121799617 gene encoding serine/threonine-protein kinase PBL27-like yields the protein MGCFSCFGSSKTEVNSSSNGVKEVSKKDSVKEGSAAQTNSNVNRVNSDKPRLRTGNDSKKEMTIPKEPNIAAQIFTFRELAAATKNFRPESLLGEGGFGRVYKGRLESTGQAVAVKQLDRNGLQGNREFLVEVLMLSLLHHPNFVNLIGYCADGDQRLLVYEYMPLGSLEDHLHDVPPDKEPLDWNTRMKIAAGAAKGLEYLHDKANPPVIYRDLKSSNILLDEGYFPKLSDFGLAKLGPVGDKTHVSTRVMGTYGYCAPEYAMTGQLTLKSDVYSFGVVFLEIITGRKAIDNMRSAGEQNLVAWARPLFKDRRKFPKMADPLLQGRYPMRGLYQALAVAAMCLQEQAATRPLIGDVVTALTYLASQSYDPNAPGSQSRGGSGTPRHRDVRRNISDADSLEDVGRGGHYGSPSAHKNSPNFRMKDSVGDLNAGAELGRIDTGGGSGRRWGVDEPDRSDSQWGSPASGVRTRETPKNRDLDRERAVAAAKVWGENWREKKRTNGPGDDVV from the exons ATGGGTTGTTTTTCCTGCTTCGGATCATCGAAGACAGAAGTAAATAGTAGTAGCAATGGAGTCAAAGAAGTGTCAAAGAAGGATTCTGTTAAAGAGGGTTCAGCAGCTCAGACCAATTCTAATGTAAATAGAGTGAATTCAG ATAAACCAAGACTTCGGACTGGTAACGATTCTAAGAAAGAAATGACAATTCCGAAAGAGCCAAATATAGCTGCACAAATATTCACATTTCGTGAACTTGCTGCAGCAACAAAGAACTTTAGACCAGAGTCCTTGCTGGGTGAAGGTGGGTTTGGACGTGTTTACAAAGGTCGACTAGAAAGCACAGGACAG GCTGTTGCAGTTAAACAGCTTGATCGGAATGGCCTTCAAGGGAATCGGGAGTTTTTGGTGGAGGTTCTCATGCTTAGCCTCTTGCATCATCCAAATTTTGTCAACTTGATAGGGTATTGTGCTGATGGTGACCAACGTCTGCTAGTATATGAATACATGCCATTGGGATCGCTGGAGGACCATTTACATG ATGTTCCGCCGGATAAAGAACCTTTGGACTGGAATACAAGGATGAAGATAGCTGCCGGTGCAGCAAAGGGATTAGAATACTTGCATGACAAAGCGAATCCACCTGTCATTTACAGAGACCTAAAATCTTCTAACATTCTTCTTGATGAGGGTTACTTCCCAAAGTTGTCGGATTTTGGGCTTGCGAAACTGGGCCCCGTTGGGGACAAAACCCACGTCTCTACGAGGGTGATGGGGACATATGGTTATTGTGCCCCGGAGTACGCTATGACTGGTCAGCTCACCCTAAAATCTGATGTCTACAGTTTTGGAGTTGTCTTTCTCGAAATCATCACTGGTCGTAAGGCTATCGACAACATGAGAAGTGCGGGGGAGCAGAATCTCGTCGCATGG GCGAGACCGCTATTCAAGGACCGAAGAAAGTTTCCGAAAATGGCAGATCCTCTACTGCAAGGCCGTTACCCTATGCGTGGTCTCTATCAGGCACTAGCAGTGGCGGCCATGTGCTTGCAAGAGCAAGCAGCCACGAGGCCTCTAATCGGTGATGTTGTTACTGCTTTAACATATTTGGCCTCACAGAGTTATGACCCCAACGCACCCGGCTCCCAGAGCAGAGGGGGCTCGGGTACGCCAAGGCACAGGGATGTGCGCAGGAATATATCTGATGCCGACAGCCTGGAAGATGTGGGGCGAGGAGGCCACTACGGATCACCTTCTGCACACAAGAACTCTCCCAATTTCAGGATGAAAGACTCGGTTGGAGACTTAAATGCAGGTGCAGAGTTGGGGAGGATCGACACAGGGGGCGGGTCAGGCCGGAGATGGGGTGTGGACGAACCGGACCGCTCTGATTCTCAATGGGGGAGCCCTGCCAGTGGCGTTCGAACAAGAGAGACTCCGAAGAACCGGGACCTGGACAGAGAGCGGGCGGTTGCTGCTGCGAAAGTGTGGGGAGAGAACTGGAGGGAGAAGAAGCGGACGAACGGCCCAGGGGACGACGTTGTGTGA